One genomic segment of Profundibacter amoris includes these proteins:
- a CDS encoding DMT family transporter — translation MKPVPLYYLALVLMGAAWGAVFPLTKIAVSTGYKPFGILAWQMLVGLLLAGILTLLRGRRLTLSPSYFILFLGVALLGTVVPNWFSITAAKELPAGIISVIIALVPLFSMPVALMLGFEKLSVIRLFGTFCGAVAVFLLVGPDTSLPGGTKVIYVLVAAMAPFLYACEGNFLTWYGARGLDALQILFGASVIGLALAIPLALGSGQFISPLHPWGVAEWAILAASVINWSAYAGYVWLIGKAGPVFSAQVAYLVTLFGVLISMVFLGESYSIYVWGAMALMLFGLFLVQPRDKAA, via the coding sequence GTGAAGCCGGTTCCATTGTATTATCTGGCGCTGGTCCTGATGGGCGCGGCATGGGGGGCGGTGTTTCCGCTGACCAAGATTGCCGTTTCCACCGGCTATAAACCTTTCGGAATTCTGGCCTGGCAAATGCTGGTAGGGTTGTTGCTGGCCGGTATCCTGACACTGTTGCGCGGGCGCCGGTTAACGCTGTCGCCCAGCTATTTCATTCTGTTTCTGGGGGTTGCGTTATTGGGCACAGTGGTGCCGAACTGGTTTTCCATCACCGCCGCCAAAGAGCTGCCGGCGGGCATTATTTCGGTGATCATCGCGCTGGTGCCGCTGTTTTCCATGCCGGTTGCGCTGATGCTGGGGTTTGAAAAACTGTCGGTGATCCGGCTGTTCGGCACCTTTTGCGGTGCGGTGGCGGTGTTTTTGCTGGTCGGGCCGGACACCAGCCTGCCCGGGGGCACCAAGGTGATCTATGTGCTGGTCGCGGCGATGGCGCCTTTTTTATATGCCTGCGAGGGCAATTTCCTGACGTGGTATGGCGCGCGGGGGCTGGATGCGTTGCAGATCCTGTTCGGGGCCTCGGTGATCGGGCTGGCCTTGGCGATACCTTTGGCGCTGGGCAGCGGGCAGTTTATCAGCCCCCTGCATCCGTGGGGAGTGGCGGAGTGGGCGATCCTTGCGGCCTCGGTCATCAACTGGAGTGCCTATGCGGGATATGTCTGGCTGATCGGCAAGGCGGGGCCGGTGTTCTCGGCACAGGTGGCCTATCTGGTGACACTGTTCGGGGTGCTGATTTCGATGGTGTTTCTTGGGGAAAGCTATTCGATCTATGTCTGGGGGGCGATGGCGTTGATGTTGTTTGGCCTTTTTCTGGTGCAACCGCGTGACAAAGCGGCCTGA
- a CDS encoding HlyD family type I secretion periplasmic adaptor subunit: MSELQLYQQPLDWYEDVPRRINRIGLFGLMLMLAAFGGFGYWAFRAPLAAAVIAQGSFVATGSNKVLQHLEGGIIKEIMVAEGDHVKAGQTLVLLDDTAAKTRKTELVLRLARLQAINARLLAEYQGLDNLPFPADLLVQASDPKVAEIIEGQRINFSMSSTKKANDIRLIEANIKALEQRINGYSIQRDTLQTQIDILNEDYTAKSELFDKGLIRKPEINALLRAKAEGAGQIARLTAEIEESTTLIGKYERQIDQTKQAYYQAALDEIQSVQAEIDSVTEKVLNATDVMRRTRIVAPVSGTILRRYYNTSGGVIAGGKPILEILPEGADLIIEVLVKRTEIDSVTIGHEATVRLVALNRRTTPVLYGKVFYVSADAIPDKSATGRRREVYLARVSLSPEQLARVPGFTPTPGMPAEVLIKTQERTFFQYLTKPIVDSMSRAFRED; the protein is encoded by the coding sequence ATGTCGGAACTGCAACTTTACCAACAACCTCTGGACTGGTACGAGGACGTCCCCCGCCGGATCAACCGGATCGGCCTGTTCGGGCTGATGCTGATGCTGGCCGCATTTGGCGGTTTCGGCTACTGGGCCTTTCGCGCGCCTTTGGCCGCCGCCGTCATCGCGCAGGGCAGTTTTGTTGCTACCGGCAGCAACAAGGTTCTGCAACATCTGGAAGGCGGGATCATCAAGGAAATTATGGTTGCCGAAGGGGACCATGTCAAAGCGGGCCAGACGCTTGTGCTGCTGGATGATACCGCAGCCAAGACCCGCAAGACCGAACTGGTGTTACGTCTGGCGCGGCTACAGGCGATCAACGCCCGCCTGCTGGCCGAATACCAGGGGCTGGACAACCTGCCCTTTCCGGCCGACCTTCTGGTGCAGGCCAGTGATCCGAAGGTGGCCGAAATTATCGAAGGCCAGCGGATCAACTTCAGCATGTCCAGCACCAAAAAGGCCAACGACATCCGCCTGATCGAGGCCAACATCAAGGCACTGGAACAACGCATCAATGGCTATTCGATCCAGCGCGACACCCTGCAAACCCAGATCGACATCCTGAACGAGGATTACACCGCAAAATCCGAACTGTTCGACAAGGGCCTGATCCGCAAACCGGAAATCAACGCCCTGTTGCGCGCCAAGGCCGAGGGCGCGGGGCAAATCGCCCGCCTGACCGCCGAGATCGAGGAAAGCACAACCCTGATCGGCAAATACGAGCGCCAGATCGATCAGACAAAGCAGGCCTATTATCAGGCCGCACTGGATGAAATACAGTCGGTTCAGGCGGAAATAGACAGCGTCACGGAAAAGGTTTTGAATGCCACCGATGTTATGCGGCGCACCAGAATTGTCGCACCCGTTTCGGGCACCATTCTGCGCCGGTATTACAATACATCCGGCGGCGTGATCGCGGGCGGCAAACCTATCCTGGAAATTCTACCCGAAGGGGCCGACCTGATCATCGAGGTTCTGGTCAAGCGAACCGAAATCGACAGTGTCACCATCGGCCACGAGGCCACAGTGCGTCTGGTCGCCCTGAACCGGCGCACCACGCCGGTGCTGTATGGCAAGGTGTTCTATGTCTCGGCCGATGCTATACCCGACAAAAGCGCCACGGGCCGCCGCCGCGAGGTCTATCTGGCACGGGTCAGCCTGTCGCCCGAACAACTGGCCCGCGTACCGGGGTTCACCCCCACACCGGGGATGCCGGCCGAGGTATTGATCAAAACGCAGGAGCGCACGTTCTTCCAGTATCTGACCAAACCGATTGTAGATTCTATGTCGAGGGCGTTTCGCGAGGATTAG
- a CDS encoding SLC13 family permease, whose protein sequence is MTLFTFSPTAQAVITLLVVAGMFVLFLREVFPTEVVAIAGAAVLLALGILPYDDALAVLSNPAPWTIAAMFIVMGALVRTGALDWFTKIAERNARTRPAVAIGALMAFVVLASAVVSNTPVVVVMIPVFVQLAKKLKVSASKLLIPLSYAAILGGTLTLIGTSTNLLVDGVARANGMQAFSIFEVTPLGIILVIWGMIYLRYIAPRLLPDRDSLANLLSDKSRMKFFTEAAIPPESDLIGREVLSVQLFKRDGVRLIDVLRGDQSLRRNLKDVVLQVGDRVVLRTAMTELLSLQRNKSLKRVDQLSAVETKTVEVLITPGGKMIGRKLGDLRLRRRYGVYVLAVHRRDKNISGLLDDLVVRVGDTLLLEGAPEDIQRLAADMGLVDISHPSARAFRRTHAPVAVLSLLSIVGLAALGVAPIFLLAVLAVALVLVTRCIDADEAFSFVDGRLLAMIFAMLAIGAALEASGAVALIVRALAPYMGALPPFLIVWAIYLLTSVLTELVSNNAVAVVVTPIAIGLAAEMGIDARPLVVAVMVAASASFATPIGYQTNMLVYGPGGYKFTDFMRVGIPLNLSVGLLASLIIPFMWPL, encoded by the coding sequence ATGACGCTGTTCACCTTTTCCCCGACCGCGCAGGCGGTGATCACCCTGCTGGTGGTGGCCGGCATGTTCGTGCTGTTCCTGCGCGAGGTGTTCCCGACCGAAGTGGTGGCGATTGCCGGCGCTGCCGTGTTGCTGGCTTTGGGGATACTGCCCTATGACGACGCGCTTGCGGTGCTGTCGAACCCCGCGCCCTGGACCATTGCGGCGATGTTTATCGTGATGGGGGCCTTGGTGCGCACCGGCGCGCTGGACTGGTTCACAAAGATTGCCGAACGAAACGCCCGGACGCGCCCCGCTGTGGCGATCGGGGCACTGATGGCTTTTGTGGTGCTGGCAAGTGCGGTGGTATCGAATACGCCGGTTGTCGTTGTGATGATCCCCGTGTTTGTGCAACTGGCCAAAAAACTGAAGGTTTCGGCCAGCAAGCTGTTGATTCCACTGTCCTATGCGGCAATTCTGGGTGGCACGCTGACCCTGATCGGCACCTCGACCAACCTGTTGGTGGACGGGGTGGCGCGGGCCAACGGGATGCAGGCGTTTTCGATTTTCGAAGTCACGCCGCTGGGCATCATTCTGGTGATCTGGGGTATGATCTACCTGCGCTATATCGCGCCGCGTCTGTTGCCGGATCGGGACAGTCTGGCGAACCTGCTGTCCGACAAATCCCGCATGAAATTCTTTACCGAAGCCGCGATCCCGCCGGAAAGCGATCTGATCGGGCGCGAGGTTTTGAGCGTGCAATTGTTCAAACGCGACGGGGTGCGCCTGATCGACGTTTTGCGCGGGGATCAATCTTTGCGGCGCAATCTGAAGGATGTGGTATTACAGGTCGGCGACCGCGTGGTTTTGCGCACTGCGATGACAGAATTGCTGTCGTTGCAGCGTAACAAAAGCCTGAAGCGGGTGGACCAGTTAAGCGCGGTTGAAACCAAAACCGTCGAGGTTCTGATCACACCGGGGGGCAAGATGATTGGCCGCAAGCTGGGCGATTTGCGGTTGCGGCGGCGCTATGGTGTTTATGTGCTGGCGGTGCATCGACGGGACAAGAACATCAGCGGACTACTGGATGATCTGGTGGTGCGGGTCGGCGATACCCTGTTGCTGGAAGGCGCACCCGAGGATATTCAGCGGCTGGCGGCGGATATGGGGCTGGTGGATATTTCCCACCCCTCGGCCCGCGCGTTCCGCCGCACCCATGCGCCGGTTGCGGTGCTGTCGCTGCTGTCGATCGTGGGGCTGGCGGCGCTGGGCGTGGCGCCGATTTTCCTGCTGGCGGTGCTGGCGGTGGCGCTGGTGCTGGTGACCAGATGTATTGACGCGGACGAGGCCTTTTCCTTTGTCGATGGCCGCTTGCTGGCGATGATTTTTGCCATGCTGGCCATAGGTGCGGCCCTTGAGGCATCGGGCGCGGTGGCGCTGATTGTGCGGGCCTTGGCACCTTATATGGGGGCCTTGCCGCCGTTCCTGATTGTCTGGGCGATTTACCTGCTGACCTCGGTTCTGACCGAACTGGTGTCCAACAACGCCGTGGCAGTGGTTGTGACACCGATTGCCATCGGCTTGGCTGCTGAAATGGGGATAGATGCGCGGCCCTTGGTGGTGGCGGTGATGGTGGCGGCCTCGGCGTCGTTTGCAACGCCGATTGGCTATCAGACCAATATGCTGGTTTACGGGCCCGGGGGCTACAAGTTCACGGATTTCATGCGGGTGGGGATTCCGTTGAACCTGTCGGTCGGGTTGCTGGCCAGCCTGATCATTCCGTTCATGTGGCCGCTATGA
- a CDS encoding M50 family metallopeptidase produces MLVITAAIFLLWFTPVIIPLKILIVFFHELSHALAAWITGGSVESIRISPQQGGVTVTRGGNVFLLMSAGYLGSLLIGVLLFLGAVRSHADRIMMAVLGAVMLLIAALYIRDVFALAFITGGGVLMLVVARFLSRDVNDLVLRVVGLTSMIYVPMDIFSDTIARSEMRSDAYMLADRFGGATMMWGGLWLLVSLVVIGLCLRYGLGRHSNISNPRETPST; encoded by the coding sequence ATGCTTGTTATCACGGCGGCAATATTTTTGCTGTGGTTTACCCCTGTCATCATACCGCTGAAAATCCTGATCGTGTTTTTTCACGAGCTAAGCCATGCGTTGGCCGCCTGGATAACGGGCGGATCGGTTGAAAGCATCCGCATTTCGCCACAGCAGGGTGGGGTGACGGTGACGCGCGGGGGCAATGTGTTTTTGCTGATGTCGGCGGGATATCTGGGGTCTTTGCTGATCGGGGTTTTGCTGTTTTTGGGGGCGGTGCGCAGCCATGCCGACCGGATCATGATGGCGGTTCTGGGGGCTGTCATGCTGTTGATCGCCGCGCTGTATATCCGCGATGTTTTTGCGCTGGCTTTTATCACCGGAGGGGGCGTTTTGATGTTGGTCGTCGCGCGGTTTTTATCGCGCGATGTGAATGACCTTGTGTTGCGGGTGGTCGGGCTGACCAGCATGATCTATGTGCCGATGGATATATTCAGTGACACGATTGCGCGCTCCGAAATGCGCTCGGATGCCTATATGCTGGCCGACCGGTTTGGCGGGGCAACGATGATGTGGGGCGGATTGTGGTTGCTGGTTTCGCTGGTGGTGATCGGGCTGTGCCTGCGCTACGGGTTGGGCAGGCACAGCAATATTTCTAATCCTCGCGAAACGCCCTCGACATAG
- a CDS encoding type I secretion system permease/ATPase — MKDTNEYPADGTDDTPPVFRSGRVKAPLRLTPDQRVARAPDTARKSGDSGDGGAGKLGTTINGKSGVPAAGAGGGGGGDNRKFHKRTDPAGFETNLKRGIRAVRRNLFLVGLFTLATNVLVLSIPIYLFQISDRVLTSRSLDTLLMLTSVIVGAVILQAILDAVRRFILMRTAVEVAVQLGSPILSAAARAALHSSGREYQTLGDLQQLRAFLVSGTLLSFLDVPFAPLFIMAIFLIHPDLGYIVVVTALILLVIAIINQKMTAKPFARANMHQSKANLHLDSMSRNSQIINALAMIPEAVSIWGRDTAASLKEQVQAQDRNIIASAVSRAVRLLTQIGILGWGAYLSIQGELTGGMVIAASIIAGRALAPIEGAIEGWSHFLLSRSAYDRIASLLRSSPLNHERLILPRPEGHLSIERLLFVPAGTKSVVLNGFSFSLQPGESLAVIGNSGAGKTTLGKMLVGSILPTSGCVRLDLMDLRNWDQRQLGENIGYLPQDVQLFPGTIKDNIARMRRDVPDELIHKAAVLADVHEMIASFPQGYETIVASDGAPLSGGQKQRIALARAFFGNPRLLVLDEPNSNLDTAGDQALARALKHAKSENITVVVITQKPSLLSVVDKIMVMAGGNIAMFGHRVEVLKALAKRQKEESSGQIGHP; from the coding sequence GTGAAAGATACAAATGAATATCCCGCAGATGGCACAGATGATACACCACCGGTGTTTCGCAGTGGCCGCGTAAAGGCACCCCTTCGGCTAACCCCCGATCAGCGCGTTGCCCGCGCACCTGATACAGCCCGCAAAAGCGGGGACAGCGGCGATGGCGGCGCAGGAAAACTGGGCACCACAATCAACGGCAAATCCGGTGTGCCGGCCGCAGGTGCGGGCGGCGGTGGCGGCGGCGACAACCGCAAATTCCACAAGCGCACCGATCCGGCCGGGTTTGAAACCAATCTGAAACGCGGTATCCGCGCTGTTCGGCGCAACCTGTTTCTGGTTGGCCTGTTCACGCTGGCCACCAATGTTCTGGTCCTGTCGATCCCGATCTACCTGTTCCAGATTTCCGACCGCGTATTGACCAGCCGGTCGCTTGATACGTTGCTGATGCTGACTTCGGTTATCGTCGGAGCGGTGATCCTTCAGGCCATTCTGGATGCCGTGCGCCGGTTTATCCTGATGCGCACCGCGGTCGAAGTGGCGGTTCAACTTGGCTCGCCCATTCTTAGTGCCGCAGCACGGGCGGCCCTGCACAGTTCGGGCCGCGAATACCAGACATTGGGCGACCTGCAACAATTGCGCGCCTTTCTGGTATCGGGCACATTGCTGTCCTTTCTGGATGTGCCCTTTGCCCCGCTATTTATCATGGCAATATTCCTGATCCATCCGGATCTTGGCTATATCGTGGTGGTCACAGCGCTGATCCTGCTGGTAATCGCAATCATCAACCAAAAGATGACGGCCAAACCCTTTGCCCGCGCCAACATGCACCAGTCCAAGGCCAATCTGCATCTGGATTCCATGTCGCGCAACAGCCAGATCATCAACGCACTGGCCATGATTCCCGAGGCCGTTTCCATCTGGGGCCGCGACACGGCCGCCTCATTGAAAGAACAGGTGCAGGCGCAGGATCGCAACATCATCGCCTCGGCTGTGTCCCGTGCCGTGCGGCTGCTGACACAAATTGGCATACTGGGCTGGGGGGCATATTTGTCCATTCAGGGCGAACTGACCGGCGGGATGGTGATTGCCGCGTCCATCATCGCCGGCCGCGCACTGGCCCCAATCGAGGGCGCGATCGAAGGTTGGAGCCACTTCCTGCTGTCGCGCAGTGCTTATGACAGGATTGCAAGTTTGCTGCGGTCATCCCCCCTGAACCACGAACGGCTGATCCTGCCCCGCCCCGAAGGTCACCTGAGCATCGAACGACTTCTTTTCGTTCCGGCAGGCACAAAAAGCGTGGTGCTGAACGGGTTCAGCTTTTCACTGCAACCGGGGGAATCCCTTGCGGTGATCGGCAATTCGGGGGCTGGCAAAACCACGCTGGGCAAAATGCTGGTCGGATCGATCCTGCCCACGTCGGGCTGTGTGCGGCTGGACCTGATGGACCTGCGCAACTGGGACCAGCGCCAGCTGGGCGAAAACATCGGCTATCTGCCGCAAGACGTGCAGCTGTTCCCCGGCACCATCAAGGACAACATCGCCAGAATGCGCCGCGATGTGCCTGACGAACTGATCCATAAGGCCGCGGTACTGGCCGATGTCCATGAAATGATCGCCAGCTTTCCGCAAGGATACGAGACCATTGTCGCCTCGGACGGCGCGCCCCTGTCAGGCGGTCAAAAACAGCGCATCGCACTGGCGCGTGCCTTCTTTGGCAACCCGCGCCTGCTGGTGCTGGACGAGCCGAACTCGAATCTGGACACCGCCGGTGATCAGGCTCTGGCCCGCGCCCTGAAACACGCGAAATCTGAAAACATCACCGTTGTGGTCATCACCCAGAAACCGTCGCTGTTAAGCGTGGTGGACAAAATTATGGTGATGGCAGGCGGCAATATCGCGATGTTCGGCCATCGGGTCGAAGTGCTCAAGGCGCTTGCCAAACGCCAGAAAGAAGAAAGCAGCGGACAGATCGGACACCCGTAA